The Linepithema humile isolate Giens D197 chromosome 7, Lhum_UNIL_v1.0, whole genome shotgun sequence genome has a window encoding:
- the LOC105678485 gene encoding LOW QUALITY PROTEIN: large ribosomal subunit protein eL18 (The sequence of the model RefSeq protein was modified relative to this genomic sequence to represent the inferred CDS: substituted 1 base at 1 genomic stop codon), whose protein sequence is MDIDINHKHDRKVRRTQSRSQDIYLRLLVKLYXYLARKTHSKFNKIILKLFFMSIIHRPPISLSRIVRSMKKPGRENYIAIAVGTVTDDARIFEIPKLTVCALRMTEKAQARILNANGEILTFDQLILRNPIGKHTVLMQSPRKDCESVKHFGLAPGVLHSHTKPYIRFKRKFEKARSRRRRFAIIKFILK, encoded by the exons ATG gaTATCGACATCAATCATAAACATGATAGGAAGGTGCGGCGAACACAATCCAGGTCCcaagatatatatttacgtcTTCTAGTCAAA ttatattgatatttggcGAGAAAGACACATTCAAAGTTTAACAAGATCATCTTAAAACTGTTCTTTATGAGCATAATTCATCGACCACCCATTTCACTCTCACGGATTGTGCGGTCAATGAAGAAGCCTGGACGGgaaaattacattgcaatagcTGTTGGTACAGTCACAGATGATGCTAGGATCTTTGAGATACCAAAATTGACA GTTTGTGCTTTACGTATGACGGAAAAAGCTCAGGCGCGTATTTTGAATGCCAATGGTGAAATTCTAACATTTGATCAATTGATATTACGCAATCCTATTGGAAAACACACTGTTTTGATGCAAAGTCCACGTAAAGATTGTGAAAGTGTGAAACACTTTGGACTAGCACCTGGTGTGCTGCACTCTCACACAAAACCATACATACGTTTCAAAAGgaaatttgaaaaagcaaGAAGTCGTAGGCGCAG gtttgcaataattaaatttatactcAAATAG
- the LOC105678584 gene encoding GTP-binding protein 2 isoform X2, with product MESFLQLFDPQDNKDIRKRQWDDSENEGNGLSDCETSSADEDQEDRLPPEPEQGNIEYKLKLINPSSQRFEHLVTQMKWRLREGHGEAIYQIGVEDNGRLAGLTKEEMKASLKTLKDMASRLGATIRVLRERVATSKALVSQSNNSNNNNNNNKEEKKVAEVLVKKLRKDDREDQDSIVDLRLAVTGGQDAGKSTLLGVLTQGELDNGRGRARLNMLRHLHEIKTGRTSSISHEIIGFDSTGHVLNYAEMATAEEICEHASKVVTFIDLAGHRKYLRTTVLGLTGYSPHHVMLVIAPPLNEASQEHMALCLALKLPFFIVVNKIDLGFCDISDTLVQLENAMRTQGYPKQLVLFSNNEIPSWDCTSDLIPVFSVSCVTGEGLEELTTFIKNLAPYETNSIDSDSESCLFQIDETFRVAGLTQPVLGGLLVKGAIAPGTRLLVGPLPDGEFSPVKVVSLHRNKAPCCLVRASQSASLTLAPPTNRSPPLPHLRPGMVLVSLRDRPHATFFFQATVLIVYHATAIFPGFQTTVHVGNVRQTCVIEGIMDATDRGLQTNDTASVLFRFVSHPEYLHVGMRLLLREGRTKGIGKITQIFPLIGSQNSIK from the exons ATGGAATcgtttttgcaactttttgaTCCACAAGATAATAAGGATATAAGAAAGAGACAATGGGATGATTCTGAAAACGAGGGAAATGGATTATCGGATTGTGAGACTTCCAGTGCTGATGAGGATCAAGAGGATCGTCTGCCACCAGAACCGGAACAAGGAAATATAgagtacaaattaaaattgataaatccATCTAGTCAACGTTTCGAACATCTTGTCACCCAAATGAAATGGAGACTAAGAGAGGGACATGGAGAGGCAATTTATCAAAttg gaGTAGAAGATAACGGTAGATTGGCGGGTTTAACAAAGGAGGAAATGAAAGCATCCTTAAAAACACTAAAGGACATGGCTTCCAGACTAGGCGCTACCATAAGAGTATTACGCGAACGAGTAGCTACAAGTAAGGCTTTGGTGTCTCAAAGCaacaatagtaataataataataacaataataaggAGGAAAAGAAGGTTGCTGAAGTgctagtaaaaaaattacggaAGGATGATAGAGAGGACCAGGACAGTATCGTAGATCTAAGACTGGCGGTTACTGGTGGGCAGGACGCTGGAAAGTCGACTCTCTTAG GGGTATTAACGCAAGGTGAATTAGACAATGGTAGAGGCAGAGCAAGACTCAACATGTTACGTCATTTGCACGAAATAAAGACAGGTCGTACGTCTTCGATATCGCATGAGATTATCGGATTCGATAGCACAGGTCACGTCTTAAATTACGCTGAAATGGCTACAGCCGAAGAGATATGCGAACACGCTTCGAAAGTCGTCACTTTTATCGATTTAGCTGGACATCGGAAGTACTTGAGGACGACAGTGCTTGGGCTCACAG GATATTCACCGCATCACGTTATGCTGGTGATAGCACCTCCTCTGAACGAAGCGTCGCAGGAACACATGGCTCTCTGTTTAGCATTAAAACTTCCGTTCTTCATTGTCGTGAATAAAATCGATTTAGGATTTTGCGACATATCCGACACTCTAGTTCAACTCGAGAATGCTATGAGGACGCAGGGCTATCCTAAGCAATTAGTATTGTTCAGCAATAATGAAATACCATCGTGGGATTGTACGTCTGATCTGATACCAGTATTTAGTGTCAGTTGCGTCACCGGTGAAGGCCTCGAAGAATTGACtacttttatcaaaaatttggcACCTTACGAAACGAATTCGATTGATTCGGATTCGGAATCGTGTTTATTTCAGATTGACGAAACGTTTAG gGTAGCAGGCTTGACGCAACCAGTTTTAGGAGGATTACTGGTTAAAGGGGCAATCGCTCCAGGAACTCGTTTATTAGTAGGACCTCTGCCGGACGGAGAATTTAGCCCAGTGAAAGTCGTTAGTCTGCATCGCAATAAAGCTCCGTGCTGTTTAGTTCGAGCCTCGCAAAGTGCCAGCTTGACCTTGGCACCGCCGACGAATCGTAGCCCTCCCTTGCCGCACCTTCGCCCAGGAATGGTTTTAGTTTCTTTACGTGATCGACCACATgcaacatttttctttcag GCAACGGTATTGATAGTGTACCATGCTACTGCGATATTTCCCGGATTTCAAACAACGGTGCACGTGGGTAATGTGAGACAGACCTGTGTCATCGAGGGAATAATGGACGCGACAGACAGGGGACTGCAGACGAACGACACCGCCTCCGTGTTATTCAGATTCGTCAGTCATCCGGAGTATCTTCACGTTGGAATGCGATTGTTGCTCAGAGAAGGGCGTACTAAGGGGATTGGTAAAATCACGCAGATCTTCCCTCTGATCGGATCGCAGAACTCgatcaaataa
- the LOC105678584 gene encoding GTP-binding protein 2 isoform X1 yields the protein MLHDMESFLQLFDPQDNKDIRKRQWDDSENEGNGLSDCETSSADEDQEDRLPPEPEQGNIEYKLKLINPSSQRFEHLVTQMKWRLREGHGEAIYQIGVEDNGRLAGLTKEEMKASLKTLKDMASRLGATIRVLRERVATSKALVSQSNNSNNNNNNNKEEKKVAEVLVKKLRKDDREDQDSIVDLRLAVTGGQDAGKSTLLGVLTQGELDNGRGRARLNMLRHLHEIKTGRTSSISHEIIGFDSTGHVLNYAEMATAEEICEHASKVVTFIDLAGHRKYLRTTVLGLTGYSPHHVMLVIAPPLNEASQEHMALCLALKLPFFIVVNKIDLGFCDISDTLVQLENAMRTQGYPKQLVLFSNNEIPSWDCTSDLIPVFSVSCVTGEGLEELTTFIKNLAPYETNSIDSDSESCLFQIDETFRVAGLTQPVLGGLLVKGAIAPGTRLLVGPLPDGEFSPVKVVSLHRNKAPCCLVRASQSASLTLAPPTNRSPPLPHLRPGMVLVSLRDRPHATFFFQATVLIVYHATAIFPGFQTTVHVGNVRQTCVIEGIMDATDRGLQTNDTASVLFRFVSHPEYLHVGMRLLLREGRTKGIGKITQIFPLIGSQNSIK from the exons ATGTTACATG ATATGGAATcgtttttgcaactttttgaTCCACAAGATAATAAGGATATAAGAAAGAGACAATGGGATGATTCTGAAAACGAGGGAAATGGATTATCGGATTGTGAGACTTCCAGTGCTGATGAGGATCAAGAGGATCGTCTGCCACCAGAACCGGAACAAGGAAATATAgagtacaaattaaaattgataaatccATCTAGTCAACGTTTCGAACATCTTGTCACCCAAATGAAATGGAGACTAAGAGAGGGACATGGAGAGGCAATTTATCAAAttg gaGTAGAAGATAACGGTAGATTGGCGGGTTTAACAAAGGAGGAAATGAAAGCATCCTTAAAAACACTAAAGGACATGGCTTCCAGACTAGGCGCTACCATAAGAGTATTACGCGAACGAGTAGCTACAAGTAAGGCTTTGGTGTCTCAAAGCaacaatagtaataataataataacaataataaggAGGAAAAGAAGGTTGCTGAAGTgctagtaaaaaaattacggaAGGATGATAGAGAGGACCAGGACAGTATCGTAGATCTAAGACTGGCGGTTACTGGTGGGCAGGACGCTGGAAAGTCGACTCTCTTAG GGGTATTAACGCAAGGTGAATTAGACAATGGTAGAGGCAGAGCAAGACTCAACATGTTACGTCATTTGCACGAAATAAAGACAGGTCGTACGTCTTCGATATCGCATGAGATTATCGGATTCGATAGCACAGGTCACGTCTTAAATTACGCTGAAATGGCTACAGCCGAAGAGATATGCGAACACGCTTCGAAAGTCGTCACTTTTATCGATTTAGCTGGACATCGGAAGTACTTGAGGACGACAGTGCTTGGGCTCACAG GATATTCACCGCATCACGTTATGCTGGTGATAGCACCTCCTCTGAACGAAGCGTCGCAGGAACACATGGCTCTCTGTTTAGCATTAAAACTTCCGTTCTTCATTGTCGTGAATAAAATCGATTTAGGATTTTGCGACATATCCGACACTCTAGTTCAACTCGAGAATGCTATGAGGACGCAGGGCTATCCTAAGCAATTAGTATTGTTCAGCAATAATGAAATACCATCGTGGGATTGTACGTCTGATCTGATACCAGTATTTAGTGTCAGTTGCGTCACCGGTGAAGGCCTCGAAGAATTGACtacttttatcaaaaatttggcACCTTACGAAACGAATTCGATTGATTCGGATTCGGAATCGTGTTTATTTCAGATTGACGAAACGTTTAG gGTAGCAGGCTTGACGCAACCAGTTTTAGGAGGATTACTGGTTAAAGGGGCAATCGCTCCAGGAACTCGTTTATTAGTAGGACCTCTGCCGGACGGAGAATTTAGCCCAGTGAAAGTCGTTAGTCTGCATCGCAATAAAGCTCCGTGCTGTTTAGTTCGAGCCTCGCAAAGTGCCAGCTTGACCTTGGCACCGCCGACGAATCGTAGCCCTCCCTTGCCGCACCTTCGCCCAGGAATGGTTTTAGTTTCTTTACGTGATCGACCACATgcaacatttttctttcag GCAACGGTATTGATAGTGTACCATGCTACTGCGATATTTCCCGGATTTCAAACAACGGTGCACGTGGGTAATGTGAGACAGACCTGTGTCATCGAGGGAATAATGGACGCGACAGACAGGGGACTGCAGACGAACGACACCGCCTCCGTGTTATTCAGATTCGTCAGTCATCCGGAGTATCTTCACGTTGGAATGCGATTGTTGCTCAGAGAAGGGCGTACTAAGGGGATTGGTAAAATCACGCAGATCTTCCCTCTGATCGGATCGCAGAACTCgatcaaataa